A single Symbiobacterium thermophilum IAM 14863 DNA region contains:
- a CDS encoding ParA family protein, with amino-acid sequence MSRVIAIANQKGGVGKTTTAVNLSACLADLGKRVLLIDVDPQGNATSGLGLDRRRLKASVYDVLLDELPLQEAVVNTRVRGLQVVPATIDLAGAEIELVPRIARESRLKQALDPVRDQYDFVLMDCPPSLGLLTINALTAADSILIPIQCEYYALEGLTQLMDTFRLVREALNPNLEVEGVVLTMFDGRTNLSIQVVEEVKRFFKGQVYRSIITRNVRLSEAPSHGLPITLYDPRSKGAEAYMELAREVIERVEERAG; translated from the coding sequence ACCTGAGCGCCTGCCTGGCGGACCTGGGCAAGCGGGTCCTGCTGATCGATGTCGACCCCCAGGGCAACGCCACGTCGGGCCTCGGTCTGGACCGCAGGCGCCTGAAAGCGTCGGTGTACGACGTGCTGCTGGACGAGCTTCCGTTGCAGGAGGCGGTGGTCAACACCCGGGTCAGGGGGCTGCAGGTGGTGCCGGCGACCATCGACCTGGCCGGCGCCGAGATCGAGCTGGTTCCCCGGATCGCCCGGGAGAGCCGGCTGAAACAGGCGTTGGATCCGGTGCGTGACCAGTACGACTTCGTTCTGATGGACTGCCCGCCTTCGCTGGGCCTTCTGACGATCAACGCCCTCACGGCCGCTGATTCGATCCTGATCCCGATCCAGTGCGAGTACTATGCGCTGGAGGGGCTCACGCAGTTGATGGACACGTTCCGGCTCGTGAGGGAAGCCCTCAACCCGAACCTGGAAGTGGAGGGCGTGGTGCTGACGATGTTTGACGGCCGGACCAACCTGAGCATTCAGGTGGTCGAGGAAGTAAAGCGCTTCTTCAAGGGGCAGGTCTATCGCTCGATCATCACGAGGAATGTGCGGCTGAGCGAGGCGCCGAGTCATGGACTGCCGATCACGTTGTACGATCCCCGGTCGAAGGGCGCAGAAGCGTACATGGAGTTGGCCAGAGAGGTGATCGAGCGTGTCGAAGAAAGGGCTGGGTAG
- a CDS encoding ParB/RepB/Spo0J family partition protein produces the protein MSKKGLGRGIGALIPGIDPADRERLGVVELEIGVIRPNPDQPRKEFDEVRLEELALSIKEHGIVQPILVRKAGDGYEIVAGERRWRAAQLAGLTKVPALVREFSDAERMEIALIENLQREDLNPMEEAEAYRTLMESFGLTQEALAQRLGRSRSQVANTLRLLQLPAQVQDEVRAGRLSMGHAKVLCGVEDPARVVALAEMVIAKGLSVRELEDELTPRERRQRPRARAKGKLPPDLAAVEQQLREQLGTPVKLHWSGDRGRVEITFFDEDGLNRLLEALGVGQRMERPRPPREPFRV, from the coding sequence GTGTCGAAGAAAGGGCTGGGTAGGGGCATCGGCGCCCTGATCCCGGGGATCGATCCGGCCGATCGGGAACGGCTGGGCGTGGTGGAGCTGGAGATCGGGGTGATTCGGCCCAACCCGGATCAGCCTCGGAAGGAGTTTGATGAGGTCCGCCTGGAAGAGCTGGCGCTCTCGATCAAGGAGCACGGGATCGTGCAACCCATCCTGGTCCGGAAGGCGGGGGACGGATACGAGATCGTGGCCGGGGAACGGCGGTGGCGGGCGGCCCAACTGGCGGGCCTGACCAAGGTGCCGGCCCTGGTGCGGGAGTTCAGCGACGCCGAGCGCATGGAGATTGCCCTGATCGAGAACCTGCAGCGCGAGGACCTGAATCCGATGGAGGAAGCCGAAGCCTACCGCACCCTGATGGAGAGCTTCGGCCTGACGCAGGAGGCGCTGGCGCAGCGGTTGGGGCGGAGCCGGTCCCAGGTGGCCAACACCTTGCGGCTTCTGCAGCTTCCGGCGCAGGTGCAGGATGAGGTGCGGGCCGGCAGGCTGAGTATGGGGCACGCCAAGGTGCTGTGCGGAGTGGAGGACCCCGCAAGGGTGGTCGCCCTGGCGGAGATGGTCATCGCCAAGGGGCTGTCCGTGCGGGAACTGGAGGACGAACTGACGCCCCGGGAGAGGCGGCAGAGGCCTCGGGCCAGAGCGAAGGGAAAGTTGCCCCCTGATCTTGCCGCCGTCGAGCAGCAGCTGCGGGAGCAGCTGGGTACGCCGGTGAAGCTCCACTGGAGCGGCGACCGGGGGCGGGTGGAGATCACGTTCTTTGACGAGGACGGGTTGAACCGGTTGCTGGAGGCGCTCGGCGTGGGTCAGCGGATGGAGCGGCCGAGACCGCCCCGGGAGCCGTTCCGGGTGTAA